The Pyrococcus kukulkanii genome contains a region encoding:
- a CDS encoding THUMP domain-containing protein, with protein sequence MNTVVVRYGEIGTKSRQTRRWFERILINNIREALVSEDIEYKEVFSKHGRVIVRTNKAVEASNVLVRVFGIVSLSPAMEVEASLEKVNKTALKLLRKKARELGIKNPKFRVTARRITKEFPLNSLELQAKVGEYILENNEECEVDLHNYDIEVGIEIMEGRAYIFTEKIKGWGGLPIGTQGKMVGILEDRKSALAIFLMMKRGVEVIPVYMGGEDVKELWLRIKKFAYGSKGDLIKVESLEKINKIIKDFGAKGVIKGLQLGKGAEEEIKKDKGTFIVPVYYPLIALPQEYIEDVAKRIPL encoded by the coding sequence ATGAACACCGTAGTTGTGAGGTACGGTGAGATAGGAACAAAGTCTAGGCAGACGCGAAGGTGGTTTGAAAGAATCTTAATAAACAACATAAGAGAGGCGCTTGTCAGCGAAGATATTGAGTACAAGGAAGTGTTTTCAAAGCATGGAAGGGTAATAGTTAGAACCAATAAGGCAGTTGAAGCAAGCAATGTTCTCGTGAGGGTTTTTGGAATAGTTTCTCTATCACCAGCAATGGAAGTTGAAGCATCCCTTGAAAAGGTAAATAAAACCGCCCTCAAGCTACTCCGAAAAAAAGCGAGAGAACTCGGCATTAAAAATCCAAAATTCAGGGTTACCGCAAGGAGAATAACCAAAGAATTCCCACTTAACAGTCTCGAACTGCAGGCAAAAGTTGGAGAGTACATACTGGAGAATAATGAGGAGTGCGAAGTTGACCTTCACAATTACGATATTGAAGTAGGGATAGAAATAATGGAAGGAAGAGCTTACATATTCACAGAGAAAATCAAAGGGTGGGGTGGACTTCCCATAGGAACCCAAGGAAAGATGGTAGGAATTCTCGAAGATAGAAAATCTGCCCTGGCAATATTCCTTATGATGAAGAGAGGAGTTGAAGTAATACCAGTCTATATGGGAGGCGAAGATGTTAAAGAGTTGTGGTTGAGAATAAAAAAGTTCGCTTATGGATCAAAAGGGGACCTCATAAAGGTGGAGTCCCTAGAAAAGATCAACAAAATCATCAAAGACTTTGGGGCAAAGGGAGTTATAAAGGGACTACAGCTAGGCAAAGGGGCCGAAGAAGAGATAAAGAAGGATAAGGGAACGTTCATAGTTCCAGTTTACTACCCCCTAATAGCCCTACCCCAGGAATACATAGAGGATGTCGCTAAGCGAATTCCTCTTTAG
- a CDS encoding aminoacyl-tRNA deacylase, with protein MGVEEVVESLGGVIIDVGRPVKTVAQAVKATGVSPRQVIKSLVLISEKGSILAIVDGESKVSLEKVKQHFGEVRLATPEEVREITGFEVGGVPPVGINIKTVVDPRVLENEFVIGGGGRIDKLCKLDPRKIVKYQKAEIIEIRE; from the coding sequence ATGGGGGTTGAGGAAGTTGTGGAGTCTTTGGGGGGAGTGATTATTGATGTGGGGAGGCCTGTGAAGACTGTGGCCCAGGCGGTGAAGGCTACGGGAGTCTCCCCGAGGCAGGTAATAAAATCCCTCGTGCTTATATCTGAAAAGGGTTCAATACTAGCAATAGTGGATGGTGAGTCAAAAGTTAGTCTTGAAAAGGTTAAGCAGCACTTTGGGGAGGTCAGGCTAGCTACTCCAGAAGAAGTTAGGGAGATAACTGGTTTTGAAGTTGGGGGAGTTCCACCAGTGGGAATCAACATTAAGACGGTTGTGGATCCTAGAGTCCTTGAAAATGAGTTCGTGATTGGTGGGGGAGGGAGGATAGACAAACTCTGCAAACTCGACCCAAGAAAAATAGTCAAATACCAAAAAGCCGAAATAATCGAGATCAGAGAATAA
- a CDS encoding TIGR00703 family protein gives MLESYYIIENPGVVPAERRFRMRDLKAWGYDLHLGTIEGERAYFVSKVGERKEGETYTVHGKEYHIEETQKEIPENARLLARIVIERGQPYLEFWLEEEDTRFPLAKEDPRVILKRFWEKEKFIHLLKTVRAVGLTTDFYKDNVFIKSIPLPYEEYPPKVRRVLREVKDIHRDLTGFGRFVFQYFGEEDKTYNYRVFWTIPTIHLFDVEVANEVDKVLGMLD, from the coding sequence GTGCTAGAGAGCTATTACATAATTGAGAACCCAGGAGTTGTCCCTGCGGAGAGAAGGTTCAGGATGAGGGATCTTAAGGCATGGGGATACGACTTGCACTTAGGAACAATTGAAGGAGAGAGGGCATACTTCGTATCAAAGGTTGGTGAGAGGAAAGAAGGGGAAACGTATACGGTTCATGGAAAGGAGTATCACATCGAAGAAACTCAGAAGGAGATTCCTGAGAACGCAAGGTTGCTGGCGAGGATAGTGATCGAGAGAGGTCAACCTTACCTGGAGTTCTGGCTTGAGGAAGAAGATACAAGGTTCCCTCTGGCTAAAGAAGACCCCAGGGTAATATTGAAGAGGTTCTGGGAGAAAGAGAAGTTTATTCATTTGTTGAAAACGGTTAGGGCCGTTGGATTAACGACGGACTTCTATAAGGACAATGTTTTCATAAAATCAATTCCCTTGCCATATGAAGAGTATCCTCCGAAAGTTAGGAGGGTGCTTAGGGAGGTCAAAGACATACACAGAGATTTAACAGGATTTGGGAGGTTCGTGTTCCAGTACTTCGGAGAGGAAGACAAGACTTACAATTACAGGGTTTTCTGGACTATTCCGACGATTCATCTGTTTGATGTTGAGGTTGCCAATGAGGTCGACAAGGTCTTAGGCATGCTTGATTGA
- a CDS encoding PHP domain-containing protein, whose product MMDLHTHTRYSDGIGLIRENVSWAEKRGLKIVGISDHIHFFTPGMFSRYVGEIRVVKEESEVVVLAGIETNITENGPDLTEDFARELDYVIASVHEWFREGEWYRYLEYVKKAIIDENVDIIGHFGNIFPWIGYPPWEEVLEVIKLAEEYGKAFEISARYKVPDLDFIKECIKRGVKLSLATDAHRPEDVGKINWGLKMLKKAGGSEEDLVFSELL is encoded by the coding sequence ATGATGGACTTGCATACGCACACAAGGTATTCGGATGGGATAGGTCTAATAAGAGAGAACGTATCCTGGGCCGAAAAAAGAGGGCTTAAGATAGTAGGGATCAGCGATCACATCCACTTCTTTACCCCAGGAATGTTTTCTAGATATGTTGGAGAGATAAGGGTTGTAAAGGAGGAGAGTGAGGTAGTAGTGCTAGCCGGAATAGAGACGAACATAACCGAGAACGGGCCGGATCTCACGGAGGATTTTGCGAGAGAGCTTGACTATGTTATAGCGAGCGTGCACGAGTGGTTTAGAGAGGGGGAATGGTACAGGTACCTCGAGTACGTTAAGAAGGCTATAATTGATGAGAACGTGGACATAATTGGCCACTTCGGCAACATCTTCCCATGGATCGGATATCCGCCGTGGGAGGAGGTTCTTGAGGTTATAAAGCTCGCAGAAGAGTACGGCAAGGCCTTCGAAATAAGTGCCAGGTATAAGGTTCCTGACTTAGATTTCATTAAAGAGTGCATAAAGAGAGGAGTGAAGCTTTCATTAGCGACCGACGCTCATAGACCAGAAGACGTTGGAAAAATAAACTGGGGCTTGAAAATGCTAAAAAAGGCGGGAGGAAGTGAAGAAGATTTAGTATTCTCAGAGCTCCTTTAG
- a CDS encoding 30S ribosomal protein S17e has product MGKIRQGFIKRVARELVDRYPNEFTTDFEHNKKKVQELTNVTSKKIRNRIAGYVTKLMRMKKEGKIL; this is encoded by the coding sequence ATGGGAAAGATCAGGCAGGGTTTCATTAAGAGGGTCGCGAGGGAGTTAGTTGACAGGTATCCAAATGAGTTCACCACGGATTTTGAACACAACAAGAAGAAGGTTCAAGAACTAACCAACGTAACCAGCAAGAAGATAAGAAACAGGATTGCAGGTTATGTCACGAAGCTTATGAGAATGAAGAAGGAAGGGAAGATACTTTAA
- the gcvH gene encoding glycine cleavage system protein GcvH, producing the protein MIEVGEYKVKEGLYYTKDHEWAKVLEDGTVLVGITDYAQKELGDLAYVELPEVGKEVNKGDVLCEIESVKAVSEVYAPVSGEVIEVNEELSDSPEKINEDPYEAWIAKIKPKNLEEELKELMDANAYAEYLKTL; encoded by the coding sequence ATGATTGAGGTTGGAGAGTACAAGGTAAAGGAGGGGTTGTACTACACCAAGGATCACGAATGGGCGAAAGTCCTCGAAGATGGAACCGTGTTAGTTGGAATAACTGACTATGCCCAGAAAGAGCTTGGAGATTTAGCCTATGTTGAACTTCCAGAGGTAGGGAAGGAGGTAAATAAGGGTGATGTCCTCTGTGAGATTGAGAGCGTAAAGGCTGTAAGCGAAGTCTATGCCCCAGTGAGCGGTGAGGTTATCGAGGTAAATGAGGAACTAAGCGACAGCCCAGAAAAGATTAATGAAGACCCCTATGAAGCTTGGATAGCTAAGATAAAGCCAAAGAACTTAGAAGAGGAGCTAAAGGAATTAATGGACGCAAATGCATACGCAGAATATCTAAAAACACTTTAA
- a CDS encoding DUF2284 domain-containing protein, whose amino-acid sequence MEVVWEREINVKEIVVSPRPVWKCRGCPMYGRRPSCPPHVPSWDETRELLKHYRKALLVKFKIDTEKFEEEKRNVLLWLLRKEHEYFREGFYYALALFPGNCNLCDKCTFEATGVCKMPDKVRPSIDAVGIELSSIVTLNFDEPVLYGLILIS is encoded by the coding sequence ATGGAAGTAGTATGGGAGAGGGAGATTAACGTTAAAGAGATCGTTGTATCTCCAAGGCCCGTGTGGAAATGCAGAGGTTGTCCCATGTACGGAAGGAGGCCAAGCTGTCCTCCTCATGTTCCTTCTTGGGATGAAACTAGAGAGTTACTGAAACACTATAGAAAAGCCCTACTTGTCAAGTTTAAGATAGATACGGAAAAGTTCGAAGAAGAGAAAAGGAATGTTCTGTTATGGTTACTGAGGAAAGAACATGAATATTTTAGGGAGGGGTTTTACTATGCCCTGGCTCTATTTCCTGGTAACTGTAACTTGTGCGATAAGTGCACATTTGAAGCTACGGGAGTCTGCAAAATGCCCGATAAAGTAAGACCAAGTATTGATGCAGTTGGCATAGAACTATCCTCAATTGTAACACTAAACTTTGATGAACCCGTTTTATATGGATTAATATTGATAAGTTAA
- a CDS encoding DUF996 domain-containing protein encodes MSMSNARMYGGIGAILGLVGPLIPRIGFAVEIAGLVLVFLAVKIISDETGDGRIFSDFLKAFIATVGGMIVFVAIVLVTVGTAFLNPKEFMPQNLMAVIGSIIVGFIILWVTLIIGSYFRKKSYELITQYTGVDMFKTSGLLYFIGAILIIVFGIGALIMLVAAILEIVAFFSLPEEIGKSEVTPVLS; translated from the coding sequence ATGTCAATGAGTAACGCAAGGATGTATGGAGGAATTGGGGCAATACTTGGATTAGTAGGTCCGTTGATTCCCCGTATTGGCTTTGCTGTTGAGATTGCTGGGCTGGTACTTGTCTTCTTGGCCGTAAAAATTATTAGTGATGAAACCGGGGATGGAAGGATATTTAGCGATTTCTTAAAAGCTTTCATTGCCACAGTAGGTGGAATGATAGTGTTTGTGGCTATAGTGCTTGTTACCGTAGGTACAGCATTCCTAAATCCAAAAGAATTTATGCCTCAAAATCTCATGGCGGTTATTGGGTCAATAATTGTGGGGTTCATAATTCTATGGGTTACCCTGATAATAGGGTCTTACTTTAGGAAGAAGAGTTATGAGCTGATAACTCAATATACCGGGGTTGACATGTTCAAAACTTCGGGACTATTGTACTTCATTGGAGCAATTCTGATAATAGTATTTGGAATTGGTGCTTTAATAATGCTTGTTGCCGCAATATTGGAGATAGTTGCCTTCTTCTCCCTTCCTGAGGAAATAGGAAAGTCAGAGGTCACTCCTGTACTTTCTTAG
- a CDS encoding NOG1 family protein → MRNPFERMPTVLTADELIDKAFRRAEKAASAFKPRGDKVKKARQREELRIRTVSNVIRDNLRKVLERTPGLSTLPKFYQELVDVLVDRDTFHKAMAGIDWAIRMVRELEERYVERIRYSKDPEEMAQLRRQFYGRVASILRDIDDRLRYLNKAREVLKDLPVVDLEVPTVVIAGHPNVGKSTLLKALTTAKPEIASYPFTTRGINVGQFEDGYFRYQVIDTPGLLDRPLSERNEIEKQAILALKHLGKLIIYIFDPSEYCGFPIEEQMHLFEEIYNEFKEFPFIVVLNKVDVASEEQISRVEEFIRSMGLEPLKISAMKGIGIEKVKDEIIRRLRPLAQELAKRKIEEELRKYRSDL, encoded by the coding sequence ATGAGGAACCCATTTGAGAGAATGCCTACGGTACTTACCGCTGATGAATTGATAGACAAGGCCTTTAGACGAGCCGAGAAGGCTGCATCAGCGTTTAAACCAAGAGGAGATAAAGTAAAGAAAGCGAGGCAAAGAGAAGAGCTTAGAATAAGGACGGTTAGCAATGTAATTAGAGATAACCTGAGGAAGGTATTAGAAAGGACTCCAGGCCTATCTACGCTTCCAAAATTTTACCAAGAGCTTGTAGATGTTCTCGTTGATAGGGATACATTCCATAAAGCCATGGCAGGCATTGACTGGGCTATTAGAATGGTTAGAGAGCTTGAAGAAAGGTACGTAGAGAGGATAAGATACTCTAAGGATCCAGAGGAAATGGCTCAACTAAGGAGGCAATTCTATGGAAGAGTTGCGAGCATATTAAGGGATATAGACGACAGGCTGAGGTACCTAAACAAGGCCAGGGAAGTTCTAAAAGATCTCCCAGTAGTCGACTTGGAAGTGCCCACAGTTGTCATTGCTGGGCACCCAAATGTTGGGAAATCAACACTGCTCAAGGCTCTAACAACAGCAAAACCAGAAATTGCAAGCTATCCTTTCACAACTAGGGGAATAAACGTCGGCCAGTTTGAAGATGGGTACTTTAGGTATCAAGTTATAGATACGCCAGGACTACTCGACAGACCATTGAGCGAGAGAAATGAAATCGAAAAGCAAGCGATACTTGCTCTAAAACACTTAGGAAAACTAATTATCTATATCTTTGATCCAAGTGAATACTGCGGTTTCCCGATTGAGGAGCAGATGCACTTGTTTGAAGAGATTTATAATGAATTCAAAGAATTCCCATTCATAGTCGTTCTTAACAAAGTAGATGTTGCCAGTGAAGAGCAAATTAGTAGGGTGGAAGAATTCATAAGGTCAATGGGGTTAGAACCTCTAAAGATCTCAGCTATGAAAGGTATTGGAATAGAGAAAGTTAAAGATGAGATTATTAGAAGACTCAGGCCCCTAGCTCAAGAACTTGCAAAAAGGAAAATTGAGGAAGAACTAAGAAAGTACAGGAGTGACCTCTGA
- a CDS encoding transglutaminase-like domain-containing protein, which translates to MEKYQEVLKECADEIRELDKSIAKEIEKLISLPQEEAYLEYLKIIDKVSMRIIKRKQRNLLMLILWKHGEKLEDIINPKDSYFKRSSFVLRKIRFIDEKIISLLFIVFILLPAIMSSLWNFTKSYTLISVDEEVTFNANLCQYRTAWLYDFRASMVCIIKYGYGNIDVKLNSSNPLKAAIQVEKLISSIPYDYGRLKSVIAYIQTPQETLGRKIGVCSDFAILAAQILLDNNVSPVYIVHTIFKGDESGGHAAAAIEYNGTLWVIDWGSPPTSFQKFIEKTSELWEIQEVRVYKITRDQILLDRVYKGRFEYEGWRFAYFLTIMLGILLIKRRDWTWL; encoded by the coding sequence TTGGAGAAGTATCAAGAGGTATTAAAAGAGTGTGCGGATGAAATTCGGGAACTTGACAAGAGCATCGCGAAGGAAATTGAAAAGTTAATTAGCCTTCCCCAGGAGGAAGCATACCTCGAATACTTGAAAATTATCGACAAAGTCTCTATGAGGATCATTAAAAGGAAACAACGTAATCTTTTAATGTTGATATTATGGAAGCATGGAGAAAAGCTTGAAGATATCATTAATCCGAAAGATTCCTACTTTAAAAGGTCTTCTTTTGTACTGAGAAAAATAAGGTTTATTGATGAGAAAATAATCTCCCTCCTCTTTATAGTGTTTATCTTATTGCCTGCAATAATGTCATCACTCTGGAACTTCACAAAAAGTTACACCCTTATCTCTGTCGATGAAGAAGTCACTTTCAATGCAAACCTTTGTCAATACAGAACTGCATGGCTCTATGACTTTCGTGCTAGTATGGTGTGTATAATTAAATATGGGTATGGAAATATAGACGTAAAACTAAATTCGAGTAATCCACTAAAAGCCGCAATACAAGTTGAGAAACTAATCTCAAGCATTCCCTATGATTATGGAAGATTAAAGAGCGTTATAGCGTACATCCAGACACCTCAAGAAACCCTTGGTCGAAAAATTGGTGTTTGCAGTGACTTCGCAATTTTAGCTGCTCAGATCTTGCTAGATAACAACGTATCTCCAGTCTACATAGTCCACACAATTTTTAAGGGGGATGAGTCTGGAGGGCATGCGGCTGCTGCCATTGAGTACAATGGAACCCTTTGGGTAATAGATTGGGGATCACCTCCAACATCCTTCCAAAAATTTATAGAAAAAACTAGTGAACTTTGGGAAATCCAGGAAGTTCGAGTCTACAAAATAACGAGAGATCAAATACTCCTAGATAGAGTTTATAAGGGTAGATTTGAGTATGAAGGGTGGAGATTTGCATACTTCCTTACGATCATGCTGGGAATACTCCTCATTAAAAGAAGGGATTGGACATGGCTCTAG
- a CDS encoding pyridoxal phosphate-dependent aminotransferase, which produces MIKASKRALSVEYAIRDVVLPARELEKQGIKVIRLNIGDPVKFDFQPPEHMKEAYCKAIREGHNYYGDSEGILELRKAIVEREKRKNGVDITPDDVRVTAAVTEALQLLFGALLDPGDEVLIPGPSYPPYTGLVKFLGGVPVEYRTVEENGWQPDIDDLRKKITERTKAIAVINPNNPTGALYEKKTLKEILDVAGEYDLPVISDEIYDMMTYEGKHVSPGSLTKDVPVIVMNGLSKVYFATGWRLGYMYFVDPEGKLSEVREAVDKLARIRLCPNTPAQFAAIAGLTGPMDYLEEYMKKLKERRDYIYKRLNEIPGISTTKPQGAFYIFPKIEEGPWKSDKEFVLDVLHNAHVLFVHGSGFGEYGRGHFRAVFLPPVDVLEEALNRLEDFMRKRLS; this is translated from the coding sequence ATGATTAAGGCATCTAAGAGAGCACTCTCTGTTGAATATGCAATTAGAGATGTTGTTTTGCCCGCTAGGGAGCTAGAAAAGCAGGGTATAAAAGTCATAAGGCTGAATATTGGCGATCCAGTGAAGTTCGATTTCCAACCGCCTGAACATATGAAAGAAGCGTACTGTAAGGCAATTAGGGAGGGTCACAACTATTATGGGGATAGCGAAGGTATTCTAGAGCTTAGGAAGGCTATCGTTGAGAGGGAAAAAAGGAAGAACGGGGTTGATATAACTCCTGACGATGTAAGAGTTACTGCCGCTGTGACCGAAGCTTTGCAACTACTCTTCGGAGCTCTGTTGGATCCTGGGGACGAAGTTCTAATCCCAGGGCCAAGTTATCCCCCATATACGGGTTTAGTTAAGTTCCTTGGTGGAGTTCCAGTTGAGTACAGAACAGTTGAAGAAAACGGGTGGCAACCTGATATTGATGATCTAAGAAAAAAGATAACGGAAAGAACAAAGGCAATAGCAGTAATAAATCCGAACAACCCAACTGGAGCCCTCTATGAGAAGAAGACTTTGAAAGAAATACTTGACGTCGCTGGTGAATATGACCTGCCTGTTATAAGCGACGAGATTTACGACATGATGACTTATGAGGGCAAGCACGTCTCTCCAGGATCGCTAACTAAGGATGTTCCCGTCATAGTCATGAACGGGCTATCAAAGGTTTACTTTGCAACGGGGTGGAGACTGGGCTACATGTACTTCGTTGACCCTGAGGGTAAGCTGTCTGAAGTAAGGGAAGCTGTCGATAAACTTGCAAGGATAAGGCTATGTCCAAATACTCCCGCTCAATTTGCGGCAATCGCTGGTCTAACAGGGCCAATGGATTACCTTGAAGAGTACATGAAGAAATTAAAGGAGAGGAGGGATTACATCTACAAGAGGCTCAACGAGATCCCAGGAATCTCCACTACAAAGCCCCAGGGAGCATTCTACATCTTCCCCAAGATAGAGGAGGGCCCGTGGAAGAGCGACAAGGAGTTTGTTCTCGATGTCCTGCACAACGCCCATGTTCTCTTCGTCCATGGTTCTGGCTTCGGAGAGTACGGAAGAGGGCACTTCAGGGCGGTGTTCTTACCGCCGGTTGATGTCCTTGAGGAGGCCTTGAACAGACTTGAGGACTTCATGAGAAAAAGGCTTAGCTGA
- a CDS encoding binary toxin-like calcium binding domain-containing protein, which translates to MIVIIAIAGCISTTTTATVTSSEEQESRGTTSPTSSDKYTTSSAPIEEKDSDGDGLPDTKEKELGTNPNSKDTDGDKLTDYEEVQKYKTDPKTKDTDRDGLTDYEEVTKYKTNPLSVDTDGDKLGDAYEIRELGTNPLSTDSDGDKLSDYEEVKVYGTNPINSDTDGDKVKDGDEVKTYHSNPKSKDSDNDGLKDGDEIYRYGTNPVSSDTDGDGLGDRVEIAELGTNPRSKDTDGDGLTDYYEARSLLALNPRTRMETV; encoded by the coding sequence TTGATAGTAATTATAGCCATTGCTGGATGTATCAGCACTACCACAACTGCCACAGTGACTTCATCAGAAGAACAGGAGAGTAGAGGGACAACCTCACCTACATCTTCAGACAAGTATACAACTTCCTCAGCCCCAATCGAAGAAAAAGATTCTGACGGGGATGGACTACCAGATACTAAAGAAAAGGAGCTAGGAACTAATCCGAATTCTAAAGATACAGATGGAGACAAGCTAACCGACTATGAAGAAGTGCAAAAGTATAAAACAGACCCTAAAACTAAAGACACTGACAGGGACGGTTTAACGGACTATGAGGAGGTTACCAAGTACAAAACTAATCCTCTCTCGGTAGATACGGACGGAGATAAGCTGGGGGATGCGTATGAAATTAGAGAACTTGGAACAAATCCTCTGTCAACGGACTCGGACGGAGATAAGTTAAGTGATTACGAAGAAGTTAAAGTCTATGGCACAAATCCAATTAATTCTGACACCGATGGAGACAAAGTGAAAGATGGAGACGAAGTAAAGACGTATCACTCAAATCCAAAATCAAAAGATTCAGATAATGATGGATTGAAAGATGGAGATGAGATCTATAGATACGGGACGAATCCAGTGTCATCTGATACCGATGGAGATGGCTTGGGGGATAGAGTGGAAATCGCTGAATTGGGCACCAATCCAAGATCTAAAGATACAGATGGAGATGGCCTAACAGATTACTATGAAGCAAGAAGTCTACTAGCCCTAAATCCAAGGACACGGATGGAGACGGTTTAA
- a CDS encoding YhbY family RNA-binding protein, with amino-acid sequence MVTKRLPGKVRRALRARYYDIEPRAWIGKRGLEESVIKEIETQLARTGVLKVEIRKGALIATKMTRKEIAEKVAELTDSELLEVRGKRFILFKPREGWERYLKRLQMKEQSKKRVKEEPVRKIKLDILEFRKKFKRGRG; translated from the coding sequence ATGGTCACTAAGAGACTTCCTGGGAAAGTTAGGCGAGCCCTTAGGGCGAGATATTATGATATTGAACCTAGAGCATGGATTGGAAAGAGAGGATTAGAGGAGAGCGTAATAAAGGAGATAGAGACACAGCTGGCGAGAACCGGAGTACTTAAGGTTGAAATTAGAAAAGGAGCTTTAATTGCAACAAAAATGACTAGGAAGGAGATAGCCGAAAAGGTCGCGGAGCTAACTGATAGTGAACTCTTGGAAGTTAGGGGCAAAAGGTTTATATTATTCAAGCCGAGAGAGGGTTGGGAAAGGTATTTAAAGAGGCTCCAGATGAAGGAGCAATCAAAGAAGAGGGTTAAAGAAGAACCCGTTCGCAAGATCAAGCTTGATATCCTCGAGTTCAGGAAGAAATTCAAAAGAGGGAGGGGTTGA
- a CDS encoding 30S ribosomal protein S19e translates to MATVYDVPGDLLVERVAQRLKEIPEIKPPEWAPFVKTGRHKERLPEQEDWWYYRVASILRRVYIDGPVGIERLRTYYGGRKNRGHAPERFYKAGGSIIRKALQQLEAAGFVEKVPGKGRVITPKGRSFLDKIATELKKELEEVIPELKKY, encoded by the coding sequence ATGGCGACAGTTTATGACGTTCCCGGTGATCTTTTGGTTGAGAGGGTCGCTCAGAGGCTTAAGGAAATCCCCGAGATAAAGCCTCCAGAGTGGGCGCCGTTCGTTAAGACCGGAAGACACAAGGAGAGACTTCCAGAGCAGGAAGACTGGTGGTACTACAGGGTAGCTTCAATCCTTAGGAGGGTTTACATCGACGGTCCAGTTGGTATCGAGAGGCTCAGGACGTACTACGGTGGAAGGAAGAACAGGGGACACGCTCCGGAGAGGTTCTACAAAGCTGGGGGTAGCATTATAAGGAAGGCCCTTCAACAGTTGGAAGCTGCCGGTTTCGTTGAGAAGGTCCCAGGCAAAGGTAGGGTTATTACCCCAAAGGGCAGGAGCTTCCTTGATAAGATAGCCACTGAGCTCAAGAAGGAGCTTGAGGAAGTTATTCCTGAGCTTAAGAAGTACTGA
- a CDS encoding PRC-barrel domain-containing protein yields the protein MVRIRASKLRDVELITDTGVRLGWVYDILFDEDGSQGEKGEILAILADPDEDLDLSSFVVTEDGLLVIPMRAVKSIGEVIVVDSNELAKVARK from the coding sequence ATGGTCAGGATAAGGGCTTCTAAGTTGAGGGATGTTGAGCTAATTACGGACACGGGAGTAAGACTTGGATGGGTCTATGACATACTCTTCGATGAAGACGGTAGCCAAGGGGAGAAAGGGGAAATACTTGCAATTCTTGCGGATCCAGATGAAGATCTAGACTTAAGCTCCTTCGTTGTAACGGAAGATGGGTTGCTTGTGATCCCCATGAGGGCAGTTAAGAGCATTGGAGAAGTTATAGTTGTTGATTCCAACGAATTGGCAAAAGTTGCGAGGAAATGA
- a CDS encoding DUF447 domain-containing protein, which translates to MIRQLFPHEDKVYETLLITSSNLTPVGVRRKNNCLFFRIFEGKSYRDLLRNTEAIIQIIPDAEFLVSIAFNIFPRIEFSPSKEVRIRRIKGYPWIEGYVECKKIVVVDSLGKSKALDCVFEPVYVGTVKAIPTPISRADNALLELGVLASRLLVGYSKGSSETEKLKLKVRELYRLYKKLGGRSDIAEEIYMLAMRGSDGE; encoded by the coding sequence ATGATTAGGCAGTTATTTCCTCATGAGGATAAGGTGTATGAGACCCTTCTTATTACTTCTTCTAACTTAACTCCCGTTGGTGTGCGTAGGAAAAATAATTGTCTATTCTTTAGGATCTTTGAAGGGAAAAGCTATCGAGATTTACTACGGAATACAGAAGCGATTATCCAAATAATACCAGATGCGGAATTCCTGGTTTCCATAGCTTTTAACATATTTCCTAGGATAGAGTTTTCACCTTCCAAGGAAGTTAGGATTAGAAGAATTAAAGGATATCCTTGGATTGAGGGATACGTAGAATGTAAAAAAATAGTAGTTGTTGATTCTTTGGGTAAAAGCAAAGCTCTGGATTGTGTTTTTGAGCCGGTCTATGTTGGTACGGTTAAGGCTATTCCAACCCCAATAAGCAGGGCTGACAATGCTTTACTTGAGTTGGGAGTTCTTGCAAGTAGGCTACTGGTGGGGTATTCTAAGGGCTCTTCAGAGACTGAAAAACTCAAGCTTAAGGTTAGAGAACTTTATAGGCTATATAAAAAATTAGGAGGTAGATCGGATATTGCGGAGGAAATATACATGTTGGCTATGCGAGGATCAGATGGAGAGTAG